A single Glycine soja cultivar W05 chromosome 14, ASM419377v2, whole genome shotgun sequence DNA region contains:
- the LOC114384016 gene encoding uncharacterized protein LOC114384016, whose protein sequence is MPLYSKFLKDMLTKKSKYIHSYNIVVEGNCSAVIQRILPPKYKDLGSVTIPYSIGLVSVGKALIDLGVSINLMPLYMCRRIRELEIMPIEMTLQLADRSITRPYGMIEDVLVKVQQFTFPADFVVMDIEEDAKVHLILGRPFMLTANSVVDMGKGNLEMGIDNQKVTFKLFDAAKHSLERDICSKTKEVKNEMVFLARAKLAPNP, encoded by the coding sequence ATGCCACTCTATTCAAAGTTTCTGAAGGATATGCTAACCAAGAAGAGCAAATATATCCACAGTTATAAtattgtggtggaaggaaactgCAGTGCTGTGATTCAAAGAATCCTTCCACCTAAATACAAAGATCTGGGGAGTGTTACGATCCCCTACTCTATTGGTCTAGTGTCAGTTGGTAAAGCCCTCATTGACTTGGGGGTTAGCATAAATTTGATGCCTCTCTACATGTGTAGGAGGATTAGAGAGTTGGAGATTATGCCAATAGAAATGACATTGCAGCTGGCAGATCGTTCCATCACAAGGCCTTATGGCATGATCGAAGATGTTTTGGTCAAGGTGCAACAATTTACCTTCCCTGCAGATTTTGTTGTCATGGATATTGAAGAGGATGCTAAAGTCCATCTGATTTTGGGTCGTCCCTTCATGTTAACTGCCAATTCTGTGGTGGATATGGGGAAAGGTAATCTGGAAATGGGTATTGATAATCAGAAGGtcacatttaaattatttgatgcCGCAAAGCACTCACTTGAACGGGATATCTGCTCCAAGACAAAGGAAGTTAAGAATGAGATGGTTTTCTTGGCCAGAGCCAAGCTTGCTCCAAACCCATGA